GTCATCTCGCTAATCAGATCCTTGGAAATGATGTTGTGCTTCTCGTAGCCGGCAACACCGATAAGCAGCTTGGCGATATCCACCGACGAGGCCACCCAACCGCCTGCTGGGCCAAGCATTCTCAGGTCGTTTCCGCCAGCATTACGGGGCACCATTTGGCCGGAGCCATCCCAGGCTGGCACAACGCCATTCCCCCTGAGGTCGTAGTACGAAACCTCGTTGGGATGCTTCTCTTCGGGATAGTTATTGGATAGAAATGCGGTTTTGATGCCAAGCGGCTTGAACACCTTTCGTTTTATAAAGGTTTCATAGTCCATTTTGGATACCTTTTTGATGACTTCGCCCAAGAGGACGTAGCCAAAGTTGGAGTACGAGCTTCGTAGCCCGGGCTCGAAGTCGAGGTTGCGCCTAAACATGTAGCTGACGATATCGGTGAACGATAGCGGCAGCGGCCTGCCGATGGTGTGGGCCACCAGCTCCTTGCAGAACATGGGGTCGGGGCGCTTGCCGCTCCATCCGCCGCTATGGTTGAGCAGCATCTTTACGGTGATCTTCTCGTAGCGAGGATCTCGGTACGAGCAGTAGACGCGATCGTTGAGAATGCCTTCGGGGCCAAAAACCTTTTGGTCGAGCGAGAGAACGCCCGCCTTTACCAGCTGCATGATGCCGGTAGCGGTAATGAGCTTGGAGACGGATGCGATGCGGAACAGGTGGTAGGGCTCTACGGGCTCCTTGCTGGCGGCGTTGGCGTAGCCGTAGCCTTTGGCGTAGACGATAGCCCCATCCTTGACCACCGCAAGCGAGGCCCCCTTGATCTTCGATTTGGTAATAAAAGTCCTTATGCTGTTATCGACCGCGGCAACCTCGGCCATGGCGGCTGCATCGGCATCTGTTGGGGCAACCGCTTCGGCGACCTTTTTGGCCGGCGCGGCAACCCTTGCAGAAACGTTTAGCGGATTAATAAAACCTAGAAAACCAACAGCAATGCAAATTACAACGTACTCCCCCCTTGTCATGTCTCTCCCTCAATTAAGCTGGCGCAAAGTATAAAACGAATCTTACAAACCGAATTTTCTTAGAGTTAAATCCATTTTTTTAACAAAAACACGAGCTCGCACAAGTCTGATTGCAGGCATACCGCTGAGCAGAACGCATGATTGCTATTCGGAACAGTAGTTCCGAATAGCCTAAAAAGCGTCCTCCTGACTCTGCTTATTAAATAGGCTCCGCTTCCTGAAGTTGGAAAGCCGTTTCCGAACGCTAGGAAATCATTTTCTGATACAGGGAAACCTCTTCCGAACGTTGGGAAACCATTTCCTGAAGCTGGGAAGCCGCTTCCGAATGCTAGGAAATCATTTCCTGAAGCGAGGAAGCCTCTTCCGAACGTTGGAAAATCATTTCCTGATACGGGGAAACCTCTTCCTAACGTTGGGAAACCATTTCCTGAAACGAGGAAGCCGTTTCCGAACGCTGGGAAATCATTTCCTGAAGCTGGGAAGCCATTTCCTAACGCTAGGAAATCATTTCCTGATGCGGGGAAGCCGTTTCCGAACGTTAGGAAACCATTTCCTGATGCGGGGAAACCATTTCCGAACGTTGGGTAATCATTTTCTGATGCGGGGGCTACAGTAGTGCATCCGCCAGAACATCTACGAATCGGTCGATATCCTCCTTTGTGGTATCCCAGGAGGTCATCCAGCGGGCCTCGTTCTTCTCCTCATCCCAAAAGTAGAAGAAGGACTCGTCGAGAAGCGCCTGGTTAATGGCCTTGGGGAAGATGGCGAATACGGCGTTGGCGTCGACGGGCTGGGTGATGGTAACCTGGGGGAAGGCTGCCAGCCGGTCGCGCAGGTAGGCGGCCATCTGGTTGGCGTGGGCGGCCGTGGCTATGCAGTGGTTGTTGGTAAGGTAGGCGACGAACTGCGCGCTGATGAAGCGCATCTTGGAGGCCAGCTGCATCGACTGCTTGCGCAGGTACTTAAATCCCTTTGCCAGCTCGGTATTGTTGAAGATGATGGCCTCGCCGAGCATCATCCCGTTCTTGGTACCCCCGAACGAGATGACATCGACCCCAAGCTCAGTGGTAAACTCGCGGAAGGGCAAGTTCAGCGCTGCTGCGGCGTTGGAAAGCCTGGCGCCATCCACGTGCAGGTACAGGCCGTTGCTGTGGGCGAAATCGGCAATCGCCTTTATCTCCTGAACGGAGTAGACGGTTCCCAGCTCGGTGGTCTGCGAGATGCTCACCAGCTTGGGCTGCACGTTGTGCTCGAAGCCAACGTTTTGCAGGTAGCGCCTTGCCTTTTCGATGTTGAGCTTTCCGTCGGTTGTGGGCACGGTAAGCAGCTTAAAACCGCCAATATGTTCGGGAGCCCCGCACTCGTCGGTGTTGATGTGGGCCAGCTCGGTGCAGAGCACGGCCTCGTAGGGCCGGAGCGCCGAGGCGAGGCTGAGCACGTTGGCCGCGGTTCCGAGGAAGACGAAGAACACCTCCACGTGATCGCCGAAGTGCTGCTTGAAGAGCAGCTCGGCGCTATGGGTGTACTCGTCGTGGCCGTAGGAGGATACGTGGCCGTGGTTGGCGCCGGCAATGGCCTCTAGGATGGCGGGGTGAATGCCGGAGTAGTTATCGCTTGCTAGTGACTTCTTCATGTTGGGTAAATAAAAAAACGGATGCGCTAAGTTAGGCATCCGTTTCAGTTTTTTTCTATGATGGTTCCTTTTTCTGGGTCAGATTTAAAACTCTGAGGTGAAGTGGAACTTGATGTCGGTGAACTTCTCCTGGGCCAGCTGCAGCGAGTAGGGCGAGTCGGCCAGGAAGACGTCGCGGCCGTGCTTGTCGAGCGCCACGTGGGTGTACTTGCGGCGCATGAAGTCGTCGAGCTGCTCCTTGTTGTCGCTCTCAATCCAGCACGCCTTGTAGAGCGAGATGGGCTCGTAGCGGCACTTGGCGGTGTACTCGTGCTCCAGGCGGTACTGGATTACGTCGAACTGCAGCGCGCCCACGCAGCCAATAATCTTGCGGCCGTTCATCTTTAGGGTGAAGAGCTGCGCCACCCCCTCGTCCATGAGCTGGTCGACGCCCTTGGCCAGCTGCTTGAACTTGAGCGGGTCGGCGTTTTCGATGTACTGGAACAGCTCGGGCGAGAAGCTGGGGATACCCTTAAAGCTGATCTTCTCGCCTTCAGTAAAGGTGTCGCCAATCTTGAAGTTGCCCGTATCGTGTAGGCCAACGATGTCGCCGGGGTAGGCAAAATCGACCACCTCCTTCTTGGAGGCCATGAAGGCGCTAGGGCTGGAGAATCGTAGCGACTTGCCGCTTCGAACATGCAGGTAGGGTCGATTCCGTTCGAAAGTTCCCGAGCAGATCTTCAGGAAGGCAATACGGTTGCGGTGGTTGGGGTCCATGTTGGCATGGATCTTAAAGATGAAGCCGGTGAGCTTCTCCTCGAAGGGGTCGATGGCGCGGGCATCGGTAACCGTCTTTTGGGGGTAGGGTGCGATGTCGCAGAAGCAGTTGAGCAGCTCCTTAACGCCGAAGTTGTTGAGCGCCGATCCGAAGAATACAGGGGCTAGCTCACCTCTACGGTAGCTCTCGATGTCGAATTCGGGGTAGATGCCCTCGACCAGCTCGACATCCTCGCGCAGCTTGCCGGCGTAGTCGCCAACGTACCGGTCCAACTCGGGGGACGAGATGTCGTCGATCTTTACAACATCGTCGTTTACAACGGTCTTATCCTCCGAGAAGAAGAGGTTAAGGTTGCGCTCGTACATGTTGTACACCCCTTTAAAGGTTGGCCCCATGCTGATTGGCCAGCTTAGGGGGCGCGTTTTGATCTTCAGCTCCTCTTCAACCTCGTCGAGCAGGTCAAATGGATCTTTACCAACGCGGTCGAGCTTGTTGATGAACACGATCACCGGCGTATTGCGCATACGGCAAACGTTCATCAGCTTGCGCGTTTGCGCCTCGACACCCTTGGCGCAGTCGATCACGATGATAACGCTGTCCACCGCCGTGAGCGTTCTAAAGGTATCCTCCTGGAAGTCTTCGTGCCCAGGGGTATCCAGTATGTTAACCTTAATATCGTTGTACTCGAAGCCCATAACCGACGTGGCCACCGAGATACCGCGCTGACGCTCGATCTCCATGAAGTCAGACGTGGCCCCCTTCTTAATCTTGTTCGACTTAACCGCACCGGCAACGTGAATTGCCCCGCCAAAAAGCAGCAGCTTCTCGGTAAGGGTAGTTTTACCGGCATCGGGGTGGCTGATAATTGCGAATGTTCTTCGACGCTTAATCTCTTGTTCTAAGCCCATTGTAACCTTTAAATTTGGATGGCAAAATTAGCAGAGTTTGCCGATATTACCGCCGATAAGTAAAAAAGGCCGGCACTATTTTCCGACCTTTTCCCACTTCCTGCAGGTATTTTAGAATTCTTTAATAATCGCCTTGTGGATATCCTTCACCAGCTGCGGGCCGCTATAGATAAAGCCCGTGTACACCTGAATCAGGTAGGCGCCCGCGCGGAGCATGTTCAGCGCATCGTCAACGGTCATGATTCCGCCAACTCCAATGATCGGCATCTGGCCGTTCGTTTTCATGCTGATATAGCGGACAACCTCAATCGATCTTACCGTCAGCGGCTTACCGCTAAGCCCGCCGTTACCGATAACATCCAACTTATCCTGCCTTTCCGACAATCCGCTACGCCCAGTAGTTGTGTTAACGGCAACAATTCCGTCCAAAGAGAACTGGTTGATTATGTTAAGCGAATCATCGATCTGTGCGAAGCTCAAATCGGGCGAAATCTTTAAGAGGATTGGCCGGTACACCTTTTGCTTTTTTCTGTAAGCGACCAGGCGGTTTACGATATCACCAAGCGAATCTGAATTTTGAAGCTTAGTCAGATTGGCAATGTTAGGGCAGCTAACGTTTACCACAAAGTAGTCGACGTGGTCGTAAAGTGCTGCAAAGCTCTTTTCATAGTCTTCGGCAGCATTCTCGTTGGTGGTAGCCGTATTCTTACCAATGTTACCACCAATCACGAGCCCTTTTCGGTAGGGTTTCTGCAAGTTTTTAGCAATACCTTCGGCACCTATATTGTTGAACCCCATTCTATTGATAATGGCATTATCCTTTACTAGGCGAAATAAACGGGGTTTAGGATTGCCAGGTTGTGGCTGAGGCGTTGCGGTACCAACCTCTATAAAGCCAAAGCCCATAGCATCGAACACATCGTATCCAGTTGCATTCTTGTCTAGCCCTGCCGCCAATCCCACGGGTGTAGGAAACTTAATCCCCCAAATAGTCCGCTCCAGTTTTGTGTTCCTAACCTTAAACAGGCTGTTCAAAACAAATTGAAATCCAGGAACATGACGCCATACCTTAATATTGGAAAAGATGATGTTATGGGCCGTCTCGGGAGAAAATCGGAATAGAATGGGGCGAGCTATATAGCGGTACATATTCAAAATTTTAGGCAAAGATAGCAATTACTCAGTTGATGGAGTGTAGCTTCTGAATGTTCTATCCTTATAAAAAACAACAATTCGCTCCACCTCCTTGTCGAACGCCTTTATATCAATAGGATATGAAGGATTCGCATCGGTACTATTTATCGAGGCTTCCATTGAGGCATCCTCTGCAATGGTGGTGACGGGCTCTATACTCTCGCCCTCCGTGGAGTCTTGCGGTGCCGCTTTTGGCTCGACAATAACCTCCTTAACCACAGGTGTGTCAAAGAGCGATGCCTGTACCATTTGCTTATACATTTCGCCCTTACCAAGTATTAGCCAGTCGGGGTTAACCCTTGGAAAACGCTGAAGAACCTTCGCAATAAAATCGAAGCTCGGCTTGTTGCGTCCCGAAATAATATGCGAAATGCTCGAGCGTTGAACCCCTATAATATCGGCAAATTTGGCAGGAGTAAGCTGTTCTGCCAGTAAAAACTTGTCTAATCGGTCGTTCATACCTGTAAACGTAAGATGTTACAAATGTAATAATTTATACTTTACATATGTAACATCCACTCGATTACATTTGTATTCTGTTTGTTTACACTTGTATTGTAAATAAAACATAAATAGCGATACAGTGGGTTGTTAGGAGTAGCTTCCAAGCAACAAAAGATAGCATCAGCAATAGATGGATAACTAGGGTTCTGTAAACCTAGCTTTAAGCGCTATAATAGCGAATTAAAACGTATTGATAGGTAAACGGAGAGAAAGATTGAGGCAATTCTCGAACAAAAGGTAAATCGAAGAGGAATTACCTTTTAGTAAGGAATTACATTGCTAAATACATTTATAATTAGGGCTATATATGCAAAAAGCAAAGCTAGGCAATGCAACGGCAGAAGTTATAGTGAAGTATGAATTGAGTAAAACAATATAAGCAACAGGTTGTTAACGTTATATGGTTCACAAATAGCCCAAATTCCAAGCAACTGGAAGCGCAAGTACGTAAAAACATAACCTAATTAGTTAATTGATCATTGCAAAACACTATTAAACAGAAGTATAAACTACAAAAAATATGCTGTTTACATTTGAATCAGCCTGCTGCTTTTGATGGTTTACAAACGTAGAAACACACGGGCCGAACCACCTAAACCTAGTGCTACTTATGTAAACTAAAGGTTAAATGCCATCCTTTCTTTGTGTTTACATGTGTGGATGCATGTGATCTTTACAATTGTAACCTTCGAAACAATTGAATAATTGTAATAACGAAGTAACAATTAGGCTAACCTTAACTGATAAAATTGATTCTGGTAAGAAAAGGGAGACGTTCCCTCCTATCGACATAAGTTAGTGATCATATCTTGCTGATATATAAAACAAAGCAAGCGCTTAACATAATAGTCGAGCGCTTGCTGCTGTAAAATAAAAAGGATTAGCGATAAGCCGGGTTCTGTTCCTCTTACGAGGCTCTGCCATTTATCTCGACTGACAGTCACCTGTCAGCTCTAGCGACCTACCCCCCAACTTGAGCGAGCAACCCTAAGCGTCGGTATACATGGTCTTGCAGCTCACCAGGCGTACGGCTAACCATGTTGCCATGGCTACCGGTAGGCTCTTACCCCACCTTTTCACCCTTACCCTGCAAGCAGGGCGGTTATTCTCTGTTACGCTACTATACCCTTGCGAGTATCTTCCCGTTAGGAAGCGTGATGCTCTATGCTGCCCAGACTTTCCTCCAGCAGTCGTGCTGCTAGCGGCAGAATGCTAATCCTTTTATATCGAAAATAGTATTATTTCAAAATTACCATGGTGGCTCCGTAGCCGTAATCCTTAAACGATGCATCCTGAAACCTTAACTTAGAATACTTTCGTTCCAATGTTTTGCGAATTTCATGCTTCAGTTTACCGTTACCAACGCCGTGAATAAACACCACTCGCTTGGTCTTTGCAAGAATTGCCCCCTCCAGCACGGTTGTAAAGCGAGCCATCTGCATTTCAAGTATCTCACCACTAGACAATCCTGCTGAATTATCAGTAAGCGCCTCTATGTGCAGGTCAACTTCCTCCTGTTCGGGAGTCGATTTCAAGTTTAATACCGTACGAACATCCTTCTTCTCCTTTAGAGCACTTTCAATATCCTTTGGGGAAATTGTAAGAACAGGCGCAGAAGACTTTGAACTTGTTGATACCGTAAATGCTACCGCATCTTCGTCGAAATAATCGTTTGCTTTAAAGCTATTTGCCTTAACGAATTTGAGTGGATTGAGTTCCAAATTCACCTGATCGGGAGCAACTGGAACAAAATCCCTATTTTTAAAGTAGATAAGGCTTACGTTAAATACCTGAAGCTTCGAGAAGTCTTCGCGATTTAAGGTGCAAATGCGCTCCTTGCTATCTGGTTCCATTAAGCCAGAACCTATTGGCTTAAGCAACTCCTTATCCGTCCACTTACCTATAGAATAAGCAATCCGGTAATCGCCATCGTTAATGATGTAGATATCTAAATCGGCAGTTGATGCGTTCTGCTTGTTAAATGGAACAAAGCCTAAAAGAACGTTGTAGCTGTTGGTTGATGGATCGATAGCCTCCTCTTGTCTACGCTCAGGAACGTAGAAATCGGGAAACTCATCCTCCTCATCATCCTCATCCTTTTTGGGTTCGTTTACCGTAGACGAAGGTCGATAAGCATAACTCTCTGAGGTGAAAACGCTGTCGTTTTTCTCATTAATCACCACTATTTCGTTAACGGAAACAGGGATCTCGAAACCGTCCTCATCCTGCACAGCAACGATATTCTTGTTCATAAAGCGAACGACAATACCACCACCTACCGAGTTCAAAAAGCGCACCTTGTCGCCTACCTTGCAGTTCATCTTTTTTAAGTAATAAATGAAACCTAAATGGAAAGCAAAAGTAGTATTTTTGCGGGGTTTCCGCTATATAAAATAGATAATGATGACTCCAAATGCCCAGCATATTGCAATAGGTGACTTTAACTACGAACTCCCAGATGAGCGAATCGCCAAGTATCCACTTTCGGAGCGCGACCTTTCGAAACTGCTTTACTTTAACGGTAATAGCATTGATGACAAGCATTTTAAAGAATTACCCGCGCTCCTCAATGATGGAGATTTGCTCGTATTCAACAATACCAAGGTGATACAAGCTCGAATGGAGTTCTTCCGTTCTACAGGGGCTCGTGTTGAGATATTTTGCCTAGAGCCAGCAGATTCGTCGGACTATGAATCTGTATTTCAAGCCAAAGGAAGCATTACATGGAAGTGCATTGTTGGAAATCTGAAGAAATGGAAAGAGAGCACGCTTGAGAAAAAGCTCGATTTAAAGGGGACAGCTGTTACCCTTACGGCACAAAAGCTAGAAAAGCTAAACGATAGCGTATTGATTATGTTCAGCTGGGAGGGGGAGTATACCTTTAGCGAAATTCTTGAGGCAAGTGGAACCATCCCAATTCCTCCTTACCTTAACAGGGATACCGAAGACATTGATATAAACCGCTACCAAACTGTATACTCGAAGCATAAAGGATCGGTTGCTGCCCCAACTGCAGGGTTACACTTCACCCCTAGCATCATAGAAACGCTAAAAAACAAAGGCGTTGATACCGCTGAGGTTACGCTACACGTTGGCGCAGGTACCTTTAAGCCCGTAAAAAAAGAAGATGTTGCCGACCATGAAATGCATACCGAGCATTTTTCCGTAACGCTGGAATCGCTAAAGAAGCTTAGGAAGCACCTTGGGAACGTGATTTCGGTAGGCACCACCAGCATGCGAACGCTCGAAAGCCTTTACTGGTATGGAGTCCGCACTATCAGAAGCGGTGCCCCTTGCTTCGACAAGCCGATTGAGCAGTGGGAGCCCTACCAGCATACCGAAGCGTATACTGCCCAAGAATCAATGGATGCGCTTATCTCCTACTTAGAAAAGCGAGGAGACGCAGAGCTGCATGCCGCAACGCAAATCATTATTGTAAGTGGCTACAAGGTGAGGATGATTAAAGGCTTGGTGACCAACTTCCATCAGCCACAAAGTACGCTGCTGCTACTGGTATCGGCGCTGGTTGGCGAAAGCTGGAAGACGATTTACAACCACGCACTTGCCTACGATTACCGATTTTTGAGCTACGGCGATAGCTCGCTGCTAATGCGAAAATAAAATCAGCCTACCACATTAATACTAAACCAAA
This window of the uncultured Acetobacteroides sp. genome carries:
- a CDS encoding serine hydrolase domain-containing protein, translated to MTRGEYVVICIAVGFLGFINPLNVSARVAAPAKKVAEAVAPTDADAAAMAEVAAVDNSIRTFITKSKIKGASLAVVKDGAIVYAKGYGYANAASKEPVEPYHLFRIASVSKLITATGIMQLVKAGVLSLDQKVFGPEGILNDRVYCSYRDPRYEKITVKMLLNHSGGWSGKRPDPMFCKELVAHTIGRPLPLSFTDIVSYMFRRNLDFEPGLRSSYSNFGYVLLGEVIKKVSKMDYETFIKRKVFKPLGIKTAFLSNNYPEEKHPNEVSYYDLRGNGVVPAWDGSGQMVPRNAGGNDLRMLGPAGGWVASSVDIAKLLIGVAGYEKHNIISKDLISEMTTRQTYVQPLGWIGSDNNGRYWRSGSLSGTSAMVVKEKNGLSWVFLSNTSTRAGNKLPHIIDAVVHRSVSKVQTWPNAKLWSFTNQLDSLQNL
- a CDS encoding low specificity L-threonine aldolase, producing MKKSLASDNYSGIHPAILEAIAGANHGHVSSYGHDEYTHSAELLFKQHFGDHVEVFFVFLGTAANVLSLASALRPYEAVLCTELAHINTDECGAPEHIGGFKLLTVPTTDGKLNIEKARRYLQNVGFEHNVQPKLVSISQTTELGTVYSVQEIKAIADFAHSNGLYLHVDGARLSNAAAALNLPFREFTTELGVDVISFGGTKNGMMLGEAIIFNNTELAKGFKYLRKQSMQLASKMRFISAQFVAYLTNNHCIATAAHANQMAAYLRDRLAAFPQVTITQPVDANAVFAIFPKAINQALLDESFFYFWDEEKNEARWMTSWDTTKEDIDRFVDVLADALL
- a CDS encoding peptide chain release factor 3; its protein translation is MGLEQEIKRRRTFAIISHPDAGKTTLTEKLLLFGGAIHVAGAVKSNKIKKGATSDFMEIERQRGISVATSVMGFEYNDIKVNILDTPGHEDFQEDTFRTLTAVDSVIIVIDCAKGVEAQTRKLMNVCRMRNTPVIVFINKLDRVGKDPFDLLDEVEEELKIKTRPLSWPISMGPTFKGVYNMYERNLNLFFSEDKTVVNDDVVKIDDISSPELDRYVGDYAGKLREDVELVEGIYPEFDIESYRRGELAPVFFGSALNNFGVKELLNCFCDIAPYPQKTVTDARAIDPFEEKLTGFIFKIHANMDPNHRNRIAFLKICSGTFERNRPYLHVRSGKSLRFSSPSAFMASKKEVVDFAYPGDIVGLHDTGNFKIGDTFTEGEKISFKGIPSFSPELFQYIENADPLKFKQLAKGVDQLMDEGVAQLFTLKMNGRKIIGCVGALQFDVIQYRLEHEYTAKCRYEPISLYKACWIESDNKEQLDDFMRRKYTHVALDKHGRDVFLADSPYSLQLAQEKFTDIKFHFTSEF
- a CDS encoding quinone-dependent dihydroorotate dehydrogenase is translated as MYRYIARPILFRFSPETAHNIIFSNIKVWRHVPGFQFVLNSLFKVRNTKLERTIWGIKFPTPVGLAAGLDKNATGYDVFDAMGFGFIEVGTATPQPQPGNPKPRLFRLVKDNAIINRMGFNNIGAEGIAKNLQKPYRKGLVIGGNIGKNTATTNENAAEDYEKSFAALYDHVDYFVVNVSCPNIANLTKLQNSDSLGDIVNRLVAYRKKQKVYRPILLKISPDLSFAQIDDSLNIINQFSLDGIVAVNTTTGRSGLSERQDKLDVIGNGGLSGKPLTVRSIEVVRYISMKTNGQMPIIGVGGIMTVDDALNMLRAGAYLIQVYTGFIYSGPQLVKDIHKAIIKEF
- a CDS encoding helix-turn-helix transcriptional regulator, whose amino-acid sequence is MNDRLDKFLLAEQLTPAKFADIIGVQRSSISHIISGRNKPSFDFIAKVLQRFPRVNPDWLILGKGEMYKQMVQASLFDTPVVKEVIVEPKAAPQDSTEGESIEPVTTIAEDASMEASINSTDANPSYPIDIKAFDKEVERIVVFYKDRTFRSYTPSTE
- a CDS encoding DUF2027 domain-containing protein, with protein sequence MNCKVGDKVRFLNSVGGGIVVRFMNKNIVAVQDEDGFEIPVSVNEIVVINEKNDSVFTSESYAYRPSSTVNEPKKDEDDEEDEFPDFYVPERRQEEAIDPSTNSYNVLLGFVPFNKQNASTADLDIYIINDGDYRIAYSIGKWTDKELLKPIGSGLMEPDSKERICTLNREDFSKLQVFNVSLIYFKNRDFVPVAPDQVNLELNPLKFVKANSFKANDYFDEDAVAFTVSTSSKSSAPVLTISPKDIESALKEKKDVRTVLNLKSTPEQEEVDLHIEALTDNSAGLSSGEILEMQMARFTTVLEGAILAKTKRVVFIHGVGNGKLKHEIRKTLERKYSKLRFQDASFKDYGYGATMVILK
- a CDS encoding S-adenosylmethionine:tRNA ribosyltransferase-isomerase: MTPNAQHIAIGDFNYELPDERIAKYPLSERDLSKLLYFNGNSIDDKHFKELPALLNDGDLLVFNNTKVIQARMEFFRSTGARVEIFCLEPADSSDYESVFQAKGSITWKCIVGNLKKWKESTLEKKLDLKGTAVTLTAQKLEKLNDSVLIMFSWEGEYTFSEILEASGTIPIPPYLNRDTEDIDINRYQTVYSKHKGSVAAPTAGLHFTPSIIETLKNKGVDTAEVTLHVGAGTFKPVKKEDVADHEMHTEHFSVTLESLKKLRKHLGNVISVGTTSMRTLESLYWYGVRTIRSGAPCFDKPIEQWEPYQHTEAYTAQESMDALISYLEKRGDAELHAATQIIIVSGYKVRMIKGLVTNFHQPQSTLLLLVSALVGESWKTIYNHALAYDYRFLSYGDSSLLMRK